TCAACTATTGTAATGTTCATATATAGTGCTTTGCAATTGACGTATTATGTTATCCACGTTAGTTTGTTGGTAGCGTCAATGGTCTTTTGTGGtttctcattctctcttttGCACCGCCATCTTCTAGAAGGAACATCTTTATTTTGCACAATcacttgaattattttgtttcgAGTTAAAAGTAGGAGATCGATTGGTTCAAAACCAAtctaatatgaatatatattagataAGTTGCACAACCGAGTTAATATTGTTGAGACAAGATCGTCTAGAGAGACTAAACTGTTTAACATCTtgagttttgaaatttaacatataaCACTTATCGAAATATCATTTAGTGAAGTAAAGTGTATAAGCAAAGTGcatattagaatatttttgttaaacacAAGCAATATAAACAATGATGTGtcatatataaaatgttaaacaatatttgaaaaaagtGCTTCTAGAAAAGAAGTAATAAACGATGTATATCTTATCAGTTAAGATACTACTTTGAAAAACACATATTCGTATTAAAGGATCATATTACGAATCATGTTTAAATGTTCTCTTAACGTAAGAACATTAAATGCATGAACATATTAGATCtctatctgttttttttttctctttatctgtGCAGATAGTGACAACgccaatttttattcttaagcACTGCACATGGATAAAAAAACGTTGTGAAATAGGAAGATATTCCTGAAATATTTCCTAAAACTTTATGTCATGTCATAGTTGTACAAGTTCTCACTGATAAAGCATGTTGTTCTTCCTAAGATGCAAAAAGGTACAAATCCTCGTATCAGAAGCCACTTACTCTCAATAGAGTCAACTCTATCTAAATAACAGTCATTTCTCGAAGAAAACTATATAAGGAAGACTCgtagaagagaataaaaagaacTTTTGCTATCATTGAATTGTTACGTTGTTATTCTCTCTAAAAGCTCAAATTATCTAAATATGTTCTTAGAACAAGAAAAAATCTTTCAAGTTatcaaatttcattataatGAATTTATCCTCTTTTTGAGAGTTATTTGAATTTGTACTTGTAATCAAACCATTATTCAGAAGTGAGTTAAAACACTTGTATTGTTTAACTTAGTTAAGTTAAACGATTTAGAAGTTTTTTTAACATTGGTATCATGAGTGATTAAATTTAGACTAGTCATGTTAACTAGGAAAACCAAAAGTGGTTGATAATAATTGTATATCAAAAGTGGGTTGTACTCGTTTGCAATCTTGTATAAGATTAGTAGATTCCCTTAAGAGGTTAAGAGAAACTAAACGTAACTCAAattgagtgaaccagtataaaaaatatttgtgttattgtttcttctatttaaaacattttcctaAATGCTTACTTAAAAACACAAGTGTTTAACAACTATTGCAATTTACCTAACACTCACTAGttattaaatgttgtttttacGAAAAGGTTTGAAACACTATTTAAACCCTCAAATCTAATGTTTTGTTTTCCTGTATTTCAAATATGTCTACGACATATTACTATATCAATGTATGTTAGATTAGTTATGGTTATTATATGCTCGAAAATcgatctaatatatatatatatatatatatatatatatatatatatatatatatatattagcgATCTTTTGGTGAATAATTTGTTCAGTTGCAAAATGATTTGTATATCTAGTCATATTATTATGTTTGTTCAAGTCCAAGTATGATATAAAATTTCCTTTAGTAATGTTAAATTAGGAGGACCTTTTTAGTGTTGTTAAAGGAGTTTTGTCCTcctttcattcttatttttatggCTCTTACTtttggatgaagaaaaaaaatatgataaaaaattgaatataaagaaTGTCAACTAACATAATCAGTTTATGAAAATTCAACTTAATATACACTAAGGAACTTGATAAGTCATGAAACTcgttaatttaaaagaaaaaaaaaacatatagatTAGATTGAATATCATTCCATATAATAAACATACAGTAAGAATAAGTTTTCCTTAAAGTTTTCCACcataatataaatcatttaaagGTAAAATATGAACTACTTTCACTTATTGGTTTCAATTAAGACAGATTTATAGTGAATAATAGAGAAAACCGTAAAGCTTAAATATCACTTGTCTACATGTAAGTTTATTTCTAACAAACTAATCTCATATGTGCATATTGGACTTTTGAGTTATGTCTTGTTatcttaacttttatttataaattcattttttaattgtcaaaacatattttatgtaaTATCACATTGAGGTTGAACCATACATGACAATTAACCAATCAAGATATTTTCATCACTAAATTCTTCAACAACTTTCTCTAAATCCATTTTAAGTTCAACAAATTGGACAtctataacattaataaaatgaCATTTCTTTTTGGTGTCTTTGGTATAAAGAAGTAGCATTAGATTGGACAAAGGGTCCAAGACATAAGTCCATTTGTAGTGGATAAGACATGGTTTCATCGATGTCATAACATATGGTATTCCATGTCTTAAAGTTCATCATTAGGTCCACCCTAAACATTAATTTAACACTAATTTGATGAACTTTACATATTATTCCAACCATGTCTCACTCACATAATTGACATTCCATTTAATTCTTCTAATAAATCATATGAGATGAATGTACCACGTAGTTGTTGATGGTTTTAGCTAGAGAAAAAAACATCACAAATGCATACATATCATATGCATGTTATGTCATGAAAAGGTACTAAAATTTATGACAATACCTTACTCGTTCACTCATGTAAACATTGATCAATATGTGACGGAAGACTTATCTCAAGTTAACTTGCGAAAATTGATATATGAGAAGGTTGAAAGTCCAATACCCACACAATTTTGTCAAAACTATATCAGAGTCCTTGAAACATCAAAGGTACGTAAAACGAAAGTTGTTACTTCTAACAAAAGTAAAAGTCAAGAAATAAATGGAAACTTGAAATTATAGTCATTTACTAAATATTGTTGGGATAACAATTATATCCCATAACTATTGGGACACAAGACCTACCGCCATCTCAGTCACCAAAGAGACATTTGTATTTAAGCTAAATATTGAGTATTTTGTCCAATGTGTCATTGTATATCATCACCATTTGTTGTTACAAATTAGGCTAATTGCAAATGTTCTATATATATACCTTCTTAGATAGTCATGGGAGAAAGAATACCAACGTTTGAAAATACTCGAGTTTTGGAAATGAAGATTTGCATGATTGAATTGTCTCTGCCATTTATacttttttcaatattttaccaattttattatggttacaataacaaaataatgtatttaatcTTGAGATTGGATGGTTATTCAATTATCAATCGTTTCCATTCCAATTTTGTAATTAGGAAAACTAATATCTCTAGTTTTAAATATGagctgaaatttattttaaaaaaaatatagaagtaAAAGCAAACTATTATATacatttgtttcaaatataaataaatttgaacatatttttttatttagtatcaCAGTTTCCATACTACCTTCCatctgatttttatttatactggtcatctttaatttttagtatcAAGTTGCAAAGGCTCGTAGTTTTTACATATGATTATTAACTTtcttaattattgtaatttttttccttatgtTCTCGAAATGTgttatacaataataaaaataaaaggaagggATATATATGGTGATTGAAAAGAGTGTAATTAATTACATAAGTATAAGAAACATTTAATTAGATGAGCATGATTTGTTTTGTTAATAAAGGTAGTTGAttgttgtattaattatttgggAGAAGGAGGTAAATATGGGTGGGTACATGGTTTTAGCATGATGATTTCCATTGGTGTGACTGAGGAACTCAAGACTGGGAATGGAAAGAGATGAACTTTACTCCTTACAAAAGAGTACTCATCCAATTCCACAGTCTAGCCACGTGCAGCTAAACTGCGTTCCACCCCACTCCGCACGTGGCAGCATTCCATAACCGATGCTCTAAATCATTCACCTACTCCGCTCTCCACACAATCCTCAGTTCCATTCTCCTCCTTTCCCTCCCCCTCAACACACAAATCTCACTCTCAAATCAAACACAACACCCTAACCATCAAATCAAAACATACACATACATTACACACCACAAACTCTCAACTacattcatttttcacttcttcaCTCCATCACTCTCCACTTCAATTTCATGCCAAATCAAAACCATGTCTGACCCTTCCACCACCCCATTGCCACATCCACCACTCTTGCCTGACCCCCACCGCCAgcccctccaccaccaccaccaccaccccgTGCCACTCATCCAGGGCGCCGCTGCCGCTGCAccaccctcctcctcctcttccctCGCTCGAGAATACCGCAAGGGCAACTGGACCATCCAAGAGACCCTCATCCTCATAACTGCCAAGAAGCTAGACGACGAACGTAGGCTCAAAACCCCACACGACCCTACCAGGCCTGCATGTAGCTCCACCGCCTCCTCCTCCGCCAGAACAAGCGGTGAGCTACGCTGGAAATGGGTCGAAAACTATTGCTGGAGCCATGGGTGCTTGAGAAGCCAGAACCAATGCAATGACAAATGGGACAACCTCCTCCGCGATTACAAAAAGGTCCGCGACTACGAGTCCAAATCACAACAACACTCTCACGAAATCAAACACTTCCCTTCTTATTGGACTCTAAACAAACAACAACGTAAGGAACAAAACCTCCCCTCCAACATGGTCTACGAAATCTACCACGCCATCACCGAAGTCCTTCAAAGGAAACAAacacaaccacaaccacaatCACAAACCCAAAGACAACCACAACCGCAACCGCAGCCTCCGCTTGCATTAATTACAGACTCATCACCTCCACCTCTTCCACCACCTCCCCCACCACCGGTTAGTTCAACCCCTCCGGCGGTTTCAGGTATGCATTAACACTGGCATTAGCGTTAGCAATGTGCTACACAGCTCACACACACTCtcttacacttttttttttagttttctttttgacaatttttggatgttgtgttgtgtgtgggTTATCGGTCAAACTTGCAGGGTCTGAAAACCCTGCCACACTTAATGGGAcccatttttcatcttttttttatcatatggTACAATGACCTCCATGCTATTTTAAATACAACTTGGTTTGCGACCGTTGGATGAAGCTGTGGAATTCATCCAACGGCGCATGAGGAGAGTGTGGCAGTGCGGTGCTATTGGTGGCATCTTACACCACGTTGCTCCACTGCACAAAGATTCTGCTCCCCATTAAAAAATTCGGGGAAAATGTTCTggcttctatttttttttttatttttttcatttctattaattaaaaataacactgagagaaaaataaagggCGCTACAGTACAATCATGCAGACCGGTGTGTGGAAGGGTACCACCTCATGATTGTCATGGATTTTGTGGGCTGTCCAAGAAAATAGATTCTAACTCGCTTAATCCCTCTGGGTGTAATCATTAACACAATCCTTAATCcttaatattaacaaaatatcaaatcttactctaaattaaacaaataaataaataaatctttttcaaGTACCCAATGCATTCTCTCCTCTCATAATGCAACTCATGCAAATTAAATACTCATTAAATAGCTTCACATTCTATTGGGGACTTAGTCTTTGTCACACGATATTATATATCCATCCttccataaaatataataataccatatcatatatatagctctaacaattaatgaaccTTAATTGTAGTGATGTGACGGATTTTGTGATTGTATTGTGGAACATGTTTGATTGTAGAGAGGTCGGAATCATCAGGCACGGAACACAGTGAAGATGACGCCAATGATGGGTCCGAATCAAAACgtagaaaagttaaaaatcttGGCTCAAGCATAATGCGAAGTGCATCCGTGTTAGCACGAGCTCTCAGGAgttgtgaagaaaagaaggaaaagcgACACCGTGAACTGATCGAGCTAGAGCAAAGACGTCTTCAGATGGAGGAAGCTCGCAATGAAGTTCACCGGCAAGGCATCGCCACCCTTGTTGCAGCCGTCACCAACCTTTCCGGTGCTATTCAGTCACTCATTAATTCTGAACACCACGGccaaagataattaattaattaattaattaattataatatgcaaaatataaaataatatatgcttctttgcttagttgtttattattattagtggtAGTATGTGATTTATTGAAAATGGTATAATATTTATCGGTCattcttttctctcttaaaaTTCAATTGTTGTGGTATAGTTTTGAGGAGGTTTGGGTATGAATTATATATGAAGGATGCTCCAATTCTTTAATGACCCTTAACATTGGGACAGAGATGATATggttatgtatatataattgaattgaattgaattgaaattaattatggtGTGAGATTTGTTTGTTTGTCTAGTTATAGAAATCCGTATgtggttgaaaagaaaaatagagtgaAATGAGCATTATGGGAATGGAAGGTAAGAGGGAGAGAGGGGTTGGTGACAAGTGTGGCAGAAGGCATGGCAGAGAGTGGTAATCCATTATATTGAGAATGCAATAGAATTCTACTACTTTCACTAGGGACAGTCAAAGGGTCTGAGTCAATTTCTTTTGACCACATAGGACAGGAACCCCACCACTTGGGCATGTGTACCCTACACTTCTCTTCCACACTCTCACTCTTCCTCCTCTCATATACGCCAAAATCATGATAGACTCTCCTCAATGATACACTGAACTTCCCAAAATACCCCTCCTCGTCCCATCTCTCTCTTCCTGCCTAGTACAGTCTACAGTCTGCCTTTCCAGCCAGCATCTTTAACTCACCAATCCTATTACTTTATCACCCACGACCGACCGACTCTTTTACAACATAACAAACACCTCTAATCTTATTTTTACCATTTCTTCTACATCTCCCAAATACACTAAACAATCATACATTTCTTCAAAACACACCTTCCTTGCAAGTTTCAAGAGGATCACTGGATTCACTTCACTTTTAACAGGGTTTCCTTATGCTATACATACATACATTCTGGATATTTGGAAATATAAATAGTGTGGGAGCTATAGCCTTTTAAGCatccaaggaaaaaaaaaaactccaggAATGAATGAAAATCATTCATCCTCTatttaaacagaaaaatatgaaaatattttacaagCTACTATTCATGcaattgttgtttatttatgttgggtttgaagaaataaagaaaactgGCAActcatttgtttcttttcttataatgtttctttttcattaaaggCTCTAATTTTCTACATTTTACCATTTTTtccaattgtttttttttttttttttttaggatgaGTGAAGATATCACGAggataatttcattttatagataatataaaatgttttatgataAAACGTATTATTTAGGACAAacgttaaaattttataattttatgagactaattgaattttgtttaaaattaaaaaaaaaaaactttaatttcatcttaatacaagactttcaaaaattttatacttttaaatttatgtatcttttgtattttttttccaactcAATTGTAGTTGAATGTTGtcaacttatttaaaataaaaaaatattattgacatAATTCACACCactatcaattaaacaaattttaactaatcttgacataaaaataacataaacttggataaattaaaaaaatatcattattaactattgtgtgattgattttttttatttggtggtaattgaaatgaaaaaaataaagttattgtCAATGCCTCCTTATTTCTACACTATGCAACTTGAATACAATGCCCTTCTTGTCAAAATGCATGGATTCCTTCTAGTAATAGGTTGCAGATGagtttaaattcaaatataattaatccaGATGGAAGCTTTCAAAGACACATAGTTgccaaatattttcattaaactaaAGGTTTTTTTACTATCTATGTACAATATCTTTATTTCAAACTAAGAAATGTGCTTCTGCAATTTGGGTTTCATGATGTCAAAAGTTCACCTCTTTGTTTTATCAAATGCAACAACAACTTCATTATTCTTGTTGTCATGTCATTTATGTACTACAAGTTATTTTATTGAAGCTAAGTCacttatttctaaaattcatgttatttttcttaaaagatcTTGGTCTTTTTGTGTTATTCGTCCACTTCACATGTTTTGGTGCATGATGAAATTTTCAAGGTTCAGGAAGAAAATGTCGTGAACTTTATATATTTCACAAAAACGTGGTTAATTTTTAGAGGGTTTTTCTTGTATATCCATAACTTTTAAAtgatcattttaattttcataaaattgagttttagattacacattttaaaaatctttagatttttagaataaactttccAAAGCATATTCGGAATATGATTTTCAAAACAAGATTTGCAGAATGCTTTATGACATCTTGTATGTAAAACGAGATTTCTGAACAAACTTCTAACTGAACTCACTGTTTTAttctccttttcttcctttcaaaGTCTATAAAGATGACGGTAACAATGGCAGTGGCGTGAATGCAACGAGAGTTTCTTGCTTTTAATATGGAGGTGCAGTTAATAATCACGGTCTGCAGGAAGAAAAAAGCCTTTGTCGGGAAGTGGCCCACTAATATTGTTCACGAAGGGCTTAATTTAGTCACATACGTATCTGGGCTAGGAAATTcgtaatgaattttaaattgcATGTAACGAGAGTTTTGTTTAATATGTAAggttaaaaatagtttagtaatagtatgattttaataataaaatattattgaagaaCCTATAAATAAACACGACTGCTGAAATAATCAGGTCTGGTATTAAATTAAAGGCAGTGTTATTGAGAATCTTGAATTCGTTGCTTCATAAatggaaaagtgaaaaataataaatatagaaataaaataaaatagaaagcaAAGCAAAATCATATTAATGTGGATGCATTGTTTGATATAATGTAAGTATGACAAATGTTGATGATGCAGTAGAAACAAACACAGTGCAACCAAAACATGAGCTGGTGACAACAATGGTGCTGTGTTCCACGTGTCTTTATTACTTCAAAAATACAGATTCATCGCAGTGTTAACAATTAACTTATTACTCATAGTAGTACACCAAATTAATGttattgtattttacaaattatttctaacaacttttaaaatttaaacattattttaattaaaatattcctCAAAATTACAAATAGTCAACtctataaaattattgattgaAAAGGGACtatagttaattaattacttcTATAATTATTCATAGACCTGGAAACTCTTTCCTGTGACCAGACTTTTTCatcaagataaaattatattttaat
This genomic interval from Vigna radiata var. radiata cultivar VC1973A chromosome 8, Vradiata_ver6, whole genome shotgun sequence contains the following:
- the LOC106770614 gene encoding trihelix transcription factor ASR3-like, producing the protein MSDPSTTPLPHPPLLPDPHRQPLHHHHHHPVPLIQGAAAAAPPSSSSSLAREYRKGNWTIQETLILITAKKLDDERRLKTPHDPTRPACSSTASSSARTSGELRWKWVENYCWSHGCLRSQNQCNDKWDNLLRDYKKVRDYESKSQQHSHEIKHFPSYWTLNKQQRKEQNLPSNMVYEIYHAITEVLQRKQTQPQPQSQTQRQPQPQPQPPLALITDSSPPPLPPPPPPPVSSTPPAVSERSESSGTEHSEDDANDGSESKRRKVKNLGSSIMRSASVLARALRSCEEKKEKRHRELIELEQRRLQMEEARNEVHRQGIATLVAAVTNLSGAIQSLINSEHHGQR